From a region of the Streptomyces venezuelae genome:
- a CDS encoding universal stress protein — MSDAGEREEIVVGIDPARDWRLPLAWAVDEAGRRHLRLRLAVAVPPQHDTHHVDDTPRSIALHQAASDALGTAAAWSRERDPEVESAVEVLEGFPAPEIGRLSRRARMIVLGSRHLSRTSEFLSAGSLVVPVSAQAQCPVVVVGDAEHVTQQPPYLVVGIDGSESSKAALALAFEEADLRRARLRAVSVWEPPLLLHHDEEAALQGQRRMMSETTAGWSQEYPDVVLTHEVLTGHPVEELAGAAEHALAVVVGRRGKGGYTGMRLGSVVHGLLHRAHCPVITVPVR, encoded by the coding sequence GTGAGCGACGCGGGTGAACGTGAGGAGATCGTCGTCGGCATCGACCCGGCCAGGGACTGGCGTCTTCCCCTCGCCTGGGCGGTGGACGAGGCCGGGCGGCGCCACCTACGGCTGCGACTCGCCGTAGCCGTACCTCCCCAGCACGACACGCATCACGTAGACGACACACCGCGCAGCATCGCCCTGCACCAGGCGGCCTCGGACGCTCTTGGTACTGCTGCCGCCTGGAGCAGGGAGCGAGACCCGGAGGTCGAATCGGCTGTGGAGGTCCTCGAGGGGTTCCCCGCTCCGGAGATCGGTCGACTGTCGAGGCGGGCCCGCATGATCGTGCTCGGCTCCCGTCATCTGAGCCGGACCTCGGAGTTCCTCAGCGCCGGTTCCCTGGTTGTCCCGGTCAGTGCCCAGGCGCAGTGTCCGGTCGTCGTCGTGGGTGACGCCGAGCACGTCACTCAACAGCCGCCCTACCTGGTGGTGGGCATCGACGGGAGCGAATCCTCGAAGGCGGCTCTCGCGCTGGCATTCGAAGAGGCCGACCTCAGAAGGGCCAGGCTGCGTGCCGTGTCGGTGTGGGAGCCCCCGCTCCTCCTGCACCACGACGAGGAGGCCGCGCTCCAAGGGCAACGACGCATGATGTCCGAGACGACGGCAGGTTGGTCGCAGGAGTACCCGGACGTCGTGTTGACGCACGAGGTGCTGACCGGGCACCCGGTGGAGGAGCTCGCCGGTGCCGCCGAGCACGCCCTCGCCGTGGTCGTGGGCCGTCGAGGCAAGGGCGGTTACACGGGCATGCGACTCGGATCGGTTGTCCACGGGCTGCTACACCGGGCGCACTGCCCGGTGATCACGGTCCCCGTGCGGTGA
- a CDS encoding class I SAM-dependent methyltransferase — protein MSEREQGLGDVQRAHWQQTYGRHPGMYGEEPSDPAIHAAAVFGAAGARKVLELGAGHGRDALYFARRGFSVLATDFSPVGLEQLREAAAAQDVTERVTTAVHDVRDPLPLADASVDAVFAHMLLCMALSTQEIHALVAEVRRVLRPGGVFVYTVRHTGDSHYRAGTGHGDDIWEHGGFAVHFFPRALVDALARSWNLDEVAAFEEGDLPRKLWRVTQTVPR, from the coding sequence ATGTCGGAGCGGGAGCAGGGGCTGGGCGACGTTCAGCGTGCGCACTGGCAGCAGACCTACGGCCGGCATCCCGGCATGTACGGGGAGGAGCCATCCGATCCGGCGATCCACGCCGCTGCCGTCTTCGGGGCCGCCGGCGCCCGGAAGGTGCTGGAGCTGGGTGCCGGCCATGGCCGTGACGCGCTGTACTTTGCCCGCCGGGGATTCTCCGTGTTGGCCACCGACTTCAGCCCAGTGGGTCTGGAACAGCTGCGTGAAGCCGCCGCGGCCCAGGACGTCACGGAGCGGGTCACCACAGCGGTCCACGACGTCCGCGACCCTCTGCCGCTCGCGGACGCCTCGGTGGATGCCGTGTTCGCCCACATGCTGCTCTGCATGGCACTGTCCACCCAGGAGATCCACGCCCTGGTCGCCGAGGTGCGACGGGTACTGCGGCCGGGCGGAGTGTTCGTCTACACCGTCCGCCACACCGGGGACTCCCACTACCGGGCCGGAACCGGGCACGGGGACGACATCTGGGAACACGGCGGCTTCGCCGTCCACTTCTTCCCCCGCGCCTTGGTCGACGCCCTCGCCAGAAGCTGGAATCTGGACGAGGTCGCCGCGTTCGAGGAGGGTGACCTCCCCCGGAAGCTGTGGCGCGTCACGCAGACCGTCCCACGGTGA
- a CDS encoding SHOCT domain-containing protein: MFWYDHGMGGWGWVAMTFTMVLLVALAVAGVVLLLRSVDGFPSGPGQPPAAPSAKQVLAERFARGEIDEEEYEQRLTALRAHGPGQDPPGSGES, encoded by the coding sequence ATGTTCTGGTACGACCACGGAATGGGCGGATGGGGCTGGGTCGCCATGACGTTCACCATGGTCCTCCTCGTGGCCCTGGCCGTCGCGGGAGTCGTACTGCTCCTCCGCAGTGTCGACGGCTTCCCCTCGGGCCCAGGGCAGCCCCCGGCTGCGCCTTCCGCCAAGCAGGTGCTCGCCGAACGGTTCGCCCGAGGCGAGATCGACGAAGAAGAGTACGAACAACGTCTGACCGCACTACGTGCGCACGGGCCGGGTCAAGACCCGCCAGGATCGGGAGAGAGCTGA
- a CDS encoding phosphoketolase → MTALTAHSISQLDAHWRAANYLAVGQIYLMGNPLLTQPLRPEHIKPRLLGHWGTSPGLNLVHTHLNRVVKERALEALCVWGPGHGGPAVLANSWLEGTYSETYPDVSRDADGMAKLFRQFSFPGGVPSHVAPETPGSVHEGGELGYALSHAYGAAFDHPGLLVACVIGDGEAETGPLAASWHSNKFLDPVHDGAVLPILHLNGYKIANPTVLSRIPEDELDALLRGYGHDPLYVTGSDPAQVHHAMARAMDHALDRIARIQQEARTAATDPGREYARWPVIVLRTPKGWTGPVSVDGDPVEGTWRAHQVPLAGVRENPAHLRQLEDWLRSYRPEELFDADGRPTAQVLACVPDGEHRLGAVPYSNGGRLLRPLPLPALDQHAVPVDKPGRTLHEPTRVLGRFLTQIMRDTAERRDFRVVGPDETASNRLDGLYEATGKAWQGITEASDQNLARDGRVMEILSEHVCQGWLEGYLLTGRHGLFSTYEAFAHIVDSMVAQHIKWLKTSRELSWRAPIASLNYLLTSHVWRQDNNGFSHQDPGFVDHVLNKSPEVVRVYLPPDANTLLAVADHALRSRDQVNVIVAGKQPCFDWLSIDEARTHVTRGAGIWEWAGTDHGSREPDVVLACAGDVPTMETLAAAALLREHLPELAVRVVNVVDIARLMPHEEHPHGMTDTEYDALFTTDRPVIFAYHGYPWLIHRLAYRRTGHPQLHVRGYKESGTTTTPFDMVVRNDMDRYRLVMDVIDRVPGLASRGEGLRQAMADQHIRHHDWIREHGTDLPEVADWSWPY, encoded by the coding sequence ATGACCGCGTTGACCGCGCACTCGATCTCGCAGCTGGACGCCCACTGGCGCGCCGCGAACTACCTGGCCGTCGGTCAGATCTACCTCATGGGCAACCCCCTGCTGACCCAACCGCTGAGGCCGGAGCACATCAAGCCGCGGCTGCTCGGCCACTGGGGCACCTCGCCCGGCCTCAACCTGGTGCACACGCACCTCAACCGCGTGGTCAAGGAGCGTGCGCTGGAGGCCCTGTGCGTCTGGGGTCCGGGACACGGAGGTCCCGCCGTCCTGGCCAACTCCTGGCTGGAAGGGACGTACAGCGAGACGTATCCGGACGTGAGCCGCGATGCCGACGGCATGGCCAAGCTCTTCCGGCAGTTCTCCTTCCCCGGCGGGGTGCCGAGCCACGTGGCGCCGGAGACCCCCGGTTCCGTCCACGAGGGTGGGGAGCTGGGTTATGCCCTCTCCCACGCCTACGGAGCCGCCTTCGACCACCCCGGCCTGCTGGTCGCCTGCGTCATCGGCGACGGCGAGGCCGAGACCGGACCGCTCGCAGCGTCCTGGCATTCGAACAAGTTCCTCGACCCGGTCCACGACGGGGCGGTCCTGCCGATCCTGCACCTGAACGGCTACAAGATCGCCAACCCGACCGTGCTGTCCCGGATCCCCGAGGACGAGCTCGACGCGCTGCTGCGCGGCTACGGGCACGACCCGCTGTACGTGACCGGCAGCGACCCCGCACAGGTGCACCACGCCATGGCCCGCGCGATGGACCACGCCCTGGACCGCATCGCCCGCATCCAGCAAGAGGCACGGACGGCGGCCACCGACCCCGGCCGGGAGTACGCACGCTGGCCGGTGATCGTCCTGCGTACGCCCAAGGGCTGGACCGGACCGGTGTCCGTCGACGGCGACCCGGTCGAGGGCACGTGGCGGGCCCACCAGGTCCCGCTCGCCGGTGTGCGCGAGAACCCGGCACACCTGCGGCAGCTGGAGGACTGGCTGCGCTCGTACCGGCCGGAAGAGCTCTTCGACGCCGACGGCCGGCCGACGGCCCAGGTCCTGGCCTGCGTGCCGGACGGCGAGCACCGCTTGGGCGCCGTGCCGTACTCGAACGGGGGCCGCCTCCTGCGGCCGCTCCCCCTGCCCGCGCTCGACCAGCACGCCGTCCCCGTCGACAAGCCCGGCCGCACCCTCCACGAACCGACCCGCGTCCTCGGCCGCTTCCTCACGCAGATCATGCGGGACACGGCTGAACGACGGGACTTCAGGGTCGTCGGTCCGGACGAGACCGCCTCCAACCGGCTGGACGGCCTGTACGAAGCCACCGGCAAGGCCTGGCAGGGCATCACGGAGGCCTCGGACCAGAACCTGGCCCGCGACGGCCGGGTCATGGAGATCCTGTCCGAACACGTCTGCCAGGGCTGGCTGGAGGGCTACCTCCTCACCGGCCGCCACGGCCTCTTCTCCACCTACGAAGCCTTCGCGCACATCGTCGACTCCATGGTCGCCCAGCACATCAAGTGGCTGAAGACCTCGCGCGAACTGTCCTGGCGCGCGCCGATCGCCTCCCTCAACTACCTGCTCACCTCGCACGTCTGGCGCCAGGACAACAACGGCTTCTCGCACCAGGACCCCGGATTCGTGGACCACGTCCTCAACAAGAGTCCCGAGGTCGTCCGGGTCTACCTGCCGCCGGACGCCAACACCCTCCTCGCCGTGGCCGACCACGCCCTGCGCAGCCGCGACCAGGTCAACGTGATCGTCGCGGGCAAACAGCCCTGCTTCGACTGGCTGTCCATCGACGAGGCCCGCACCCACGTGACGCGCGGCGCCGGCATCTGGGAGTGGGCGGGCACCGACCACGGCTCCCGCGAACCCGACGTCGTACTCGCCTGCGCCGGCGACGTGCCCACCATGGAGACGCTGGCCGCCGCGGCCCTGCTCCGCGAACACCTCCCCGAGCTGGCCGTCCGCGTCGTCAACGTCGTCGACATCGCCCGGCTGATGCCCCACGAGGAACACCCGCACGGCATGACCGACACCGAGTACGACGCGCTCTTCACCACCGACAGGCCGGTGATCTTCGCCTACCACGGCTACCCGTGGCTCATCCACCGCCTCGCCTACCGCCGGACCGGCCACCCCCAGCTTCACGTCCGCGGCTACAAGGAGTCCGGCACCACGACCACCCCGTTCGACATGGTCGTGCGCAACGACATGGACCGCTACCGGCTCGTCATGGACGTCATCGACCGCGTTCCCGGCCTCGCAAGCCGCGGCGAGGGCCTGCGCCAGGCCATGGCCGACCAGCACATCCGCCACCACGACTGGATCCGCGAGCACGGCACCGACCTCCCGGAGGTCGCGGACTGGTCCTGGCCGTACTGA
- a CDS encoding universal stress protein, whose product MKRTLVVGVDGSPESRAAADWAAREAVRRDLPLHVVHAWLWQPLAVPIVQDRDTESRRADDILKEVEQELTHRYPSLALTAEVLCDTPVPALLRTAKEAEMLILGTRGHGALLGFLLGSYGQQVIAAAECPVVSVRSAHGRPLAVPEEGEVVVGQQGGVEESAEVLRVAFEAAAARKVPLRAVRAWNLPPVYGYSPGSMWIAEQFGGLEPFEKAALDQALEPWRLRFPEVEVVAHVERGSAGHVLLSEASDAQLVVVGRRVRESAVGTRIGSVAHAVLHHAACPVAVVPHH is encoded by the coding sequence GTGAAGCGCACCCTCGTTGTCGGAGTGGACGGATCCCCGGAAAGCCGGGCCGCCGCGGACTGGGCCGCGCGCGAAGCCGTACGGCGTGACCTGCCCCTGCACGTGGTCCACGCCTGGCTGTGGCAGCCGCTCGCCGTCCCGATCGTCCAGGACCGCGACACCGAATCCCGTCGGGCCGACGACATCCTGAAGGAGGTCGAGCAGGAGCTCACCCACCGGTACCCGTCGCTCGCGCTCACCGCAGAAGTCCTGTGCGACACGCCCGTGCCGGCCCTGCTGCGCACCGCCAAGGAGGCCGAGATGCTGATCCTCGGCACCCGCGGGCACGGAGCTCTGCTCGGCTTCCTGCTCGGCTCCTACGGTCAGCAGGTGATCGCTGCCGCCGAGTGCCCCGTCGTCTCCGTCCGCTCCGCCCACGGCAGGCCTCTGGCCGTGCCGGAGGAGGGCGAGGTCGTCGTGGGACAGCAGGGTGGTGTGGAGGAGTCCGCCGAGGTACTGCGTGTCGCGTTCGAGGCGGCCGCGGCGCGCAAGGTCCCGCTCCGCGCCGTCCGGGCCTGGAACCTGCCCCCGGTGTACGGATACAGCCCCGGCTCGATGTGGATCGCCGAGCAGTTCGGCGGTCTGGAGCCGTTCGAGAAGGCCGCGCTGGACCAGGCGCTGGAGCCGTGGCGGCTGAGGTTTCCCGAGGTGGAGGTCGTCGCGCACGTGGAGCGGGGCAGCGCCGGCCACGTGCTGCTGTCGGAGGCTTCGGACGCCCAGCTGGTCGTCGTCGGCCGCCGGGTCCGCGAGTCGGCGGTGGGTACGCGCATCGGGTCGGTGGCCCATGCCGTGCTCCACCACGCGGCCTGCCCCGTCGCTGTCGTCCCGCACCACTGA
- a CDS encoding STAS domain-containing protein encodes MTTALIDLRTVARDDRGLRMALAGELDFHTARRVEPRLAELAGFGHRNMVLDLSGISFCDSSGIELFLRLHQRCRSAGTQLLLRGVPPLLVKSMQVLGVDRGLPLAVT; translated from the coding sequence ATGACGACCGCCTTGATCGACTTGCGGACCGTGGCACGCGACGACCGCGGCCTGAGGATGGCCCTGGCCGGAGAGCTCGACTTCCATACGGCGAGACGAGTGGAACCACGCCTCGCCGAACTCGCCGGATTCGGCCACCGCAACATGGTCCTGGACTTGTCCGGGATCTCCTTCTGCGACAGCTCGGGTATCGAACTCTTCCTCCGGCTCCACCAGCGCTGCCGTAGCGCGGGCACGCAGCTCCTGCTCCGCGGCGTACCACCCCTGCTGGTCAAGTCCATGCAGGTGCTCGGTGTCGACCGCGGCCTGCCGCTCGCCGTGACGTGA